The genomic region TAATAGCCATCACATTAGGATCCTCAGCTGCCTTTTCCAGCAAATTCAAGATGGGGCTTATACTGTTGTAAGGATGGTGAAGTAATACATCCTTTTGTTTTAACACTTGGAAAATATCCTGGGACCCCGCCTCCGGATAGGATACCGGAGGAACCGGATAAGGCATTTGGGGAATTTTATCCTTGAACCGTTTATGCCCAATAATCTGCCAAAAGCTGGTAAAATCAAGCATACTCCTCCGGTCCACCATAAAGATCCCGTCATCCATGATGTTCCAACGATCTTTCAGAAGATTGATCATCCAGCGGCTATAGCCTTCCTCAATTTCAATCCGAACCACCCGGCCGGTTTTCCGCTCATTTAATTTTCTTTTTACCTCCTCCAAAAAATTGGAATCCATATCCTCACTTTCCTCCAAGGTAAAATCCCCGTTTCGGGTTATCCTAAAAAGGTTAATGGACTCTATAATGACATTTCTAAATAGAGAAACGATGTGCTCTCTTATGACTTCCTCAATAGGAACAAAAATCACCGAATCTCCTCTTTCAATCTCAAAGAACCGGGGGATATTAGAAGGGATTTGAACAAAAGAAAGCTTTCTATTGTCCTTTTTATCCCCTGGATTGATCGTCACTACTCCAAAAATAAGGAGCTTGTTCATCAAGATGGGAAAGGTATGGTAGCCATCAAAAACCATGGGAGTGAGCATGGGGTATACTGCTTTATGGAAATATTCCTTTATGTACTCCTGCTCCTCTATTTTCAGGTTTTTGACATTGCTTAGGATAAACCCTTCGGCTTTGGTTTTAGGTAGAATTTCTCCCATAAAATGGGAGTGCTGCTTTTTATGAAATTCTTGGGAATCCTCCATCAACTTGGCCTTGAAAGGTTCTTCCCTTAACCCAGAGTAATCTATTCTTTCTTTATCATAATCAAGGTAATTATACAAAGACCCTACCCGGATCATAAAAAATTCATCTAGGTTAGAGGCAGTGATGGCCATAAATTTGAGTTTTTCGAAAATCGATCTACTCTCTTTTTTAGACTGATCCAGTACCCGGTCATTAAATTTTAACCAACTCAAATCCCGACTTATCAGGTCACTGCTATCTATTTTGCCTTCAAATCTATTTTTTTGAATTAATTCCATTTCCTTAAACACCTTTCTGTACGGTTTTTAAATAATAAAAAATGTTCCAAAATTACCGGAAAGTAAAACGAAAAAGGGGCTAATCGCCCCTTGAGTTTCTTATACGTCCTTGACCATCAAGTGTCGATTTTTGCGTATTTGGCATTCTTCTCTATAAAATCCCTCCTTGGGGCCACTTCATCACCCATCAACATACTAAACAGGTGGTCGGCCTCTGCAGCAGAATCTATTGTAACTTGTTTCAATGCCCTTGAATTAGGATCCATTGTCGTGGTCCACAATTGTTCCGGGTTCATTTCCCCAAGCCCTTTGTAGCGCTGAATGCCCACACTGTCAACTTTTCCATCTTTGGCCATCTCTTTGGTCAAAGCTACCCTTTCGTCCTCCGTCCAGCAGTACCTTTCGTCCTTTCCTTTTCTTAGTAAATACAATGGAGGAAGGGCAATGTACACATAACCATTTTCAATTAAGGACCTCATGTACCGGAAGAACAAGGTCAATATCAGTGTTCGAATATGGGAACCATCAATATCAGCATCGGTCATGATAATGATCTTATGGTACCTAAGATTTGTTTGGTCCAGCTCCTTTTCATCCTCAGCTGTACCAAACTTAACACCTAGTGCGGTAAGAATGTTCTTTATCTCATCATTATCATAAATTTTATGCTCATGGGCTTTTTCCACATTAAGGATTTTTCCTTTTAATGGCAATATGGCTTGGAAATCCCTATCCCTGCCTTGTTTGGCGGAACCACCTGCTGAGTCCCCTTCCACCAAGTACAGTTCACAAATTTTGGGGTCCGTATTGGCACAGTCAGCCAGCTTTCCTGGAAGCCCTCCCCCACCAAGGACATTTTTTCGTTGAACCATTTCACGGGCTTTACGCGCAGCATGTCTTGCCTGTGCAGCCAAAACTACTTTGCCTACAATCACCTTGGCCTCCTTGGGATGCTCTTCCAACCAGTATTGCAATACTTCAGAAACTGAGCTATCCACGGCGCTTACAACCTCGGAATTTCCCAGTTTCGTTTTAGTCTGGCCTTCAAACTGTGGCTCGGCAACCTTCACGGAAATAACTGCGGTCAGACCTTCCCGGAAATCATCACCCGAAACCTCCACTTTCAGTTTATCCAGCATCCCGGATTTATCCGCGTACCCTTTCAAAGTCCTGGTCAAAGCCCTTCTGAAACCTGAGACATGGGTTCCGCCTTCATAAGTATTAATGGTGTTCACATAGGAAACAACATTTTCTGAAAATGAGGAATTATAGCTCATAGCCACTTGAACCGGAACTCCATTTTTCTCCCCTTCAATATAAATGGGGGCTTCAATTATTTTTTCCCTGGTTTCATCCAGATATTCCACAAATTCAACCAAACCACCTTCTGAGAAAAATTCATCTGATTTGGGATTTCCATCCTCATCCAAGTCCCTAAGGTCTTGGAGAAAAATCCTAATACCAGCATTCAAAAAGGCCATTTCCCTCAACCGGGTTGCAATGGTTTCATATTTGTAATCAATTACTGAAAAAATCTCTTCATCCGGTCTAAAATGGATGGTGGTACCTCGATCTTCAGTAGTCCCGACTTCCTTCACATCGGTTTGCGGTACCCCTCTGGAGTACTCCTGTTCAAAAATTTTCCCATTACGATGCACTGTGGCTTTAAGATGCGCAGAAAGGGCATTTACACAGGAAACCCCCACACCATGGAGCCCTCCAGAAACCTTATAAGTGTCCTTATCAAATTTCCCCCCCGCATGAAGGACGGTCATTACCACCTCCAAAGCTGATTTGTTTTCCTTTTTGTGAATATCGGTAGGAATCCCACGGCCATTATCCTGAACCAAAATGGAATTATCCTCTAATATTGTTACACGGATCGTGTCACAATGTCCCGCCAATGCTTCATCTATAGAGTTATCCACCACTTCCCAAATCAGGTGGTGGAGCCCTTTAATACCTATATCGCCAATGTACATGGCGGGTCTTTTCCTTACTGCTTCTAATCCTTCTAATATTTGAATATTCCCTGCAGAATATTCCCCCTTTTTCAACTCTTGTTCTTTACTCATAATTGGATTTATAAACGAATAAAGAGGATAAAATCCTCTACCTTCAATTGCACTTTCAACCTCTAATAATACGACATTTTTGACATAAAACCGCTAAAAATCCTCAAAAATTGACCTTTCTAAAGATGCCTTTTTCCTTAAAATTGATCTGTGCTTAACATGACCATGGTACAGGCATTTTTCACCTCTATATTTTCTTTTCTTGCCTTTTCGGCAAAAGCTTGGTTTTCTGCTCCAGGATTAAAAATAATCCGTTTGGGCTTCAGAGAAATCAGGTAATCCTCCCATTCTTTTTGATGTTCAGGGTTGATATATAGTGTGACGGTATGTACATTCGAGATCTCTGGCTTTTCCCTGAGGTTTTTAATTTTTTTCCCAAAGACTTCCCCTTTATTTATTCCAATGGGAACAAATGGGACTTTATGCTCTTGGAGCATTTCAGTGGCAGAATAAGCATAGCGGGAAGTATTCTGACTTACTCCTACTATTAGGGTCTTTTTTTTGGTCAAATCATTTTCCATATTTTTCCATTATTTTTTCAGCACAACGCTCCCCATCCATGGCCGCAGAAACAATGCCACCTGCATAACCGGCCCCTTCACCACATGGATACAATCTTTTGATTTGGGGGTGTTCAAAAGAATCCTTTTCTCTTGGGATTCTGACCGGGGAACTGGTTCTGCTTTCCACACCAATTATTTGCGCTTCATTGCAAAGATAACCCTTCATTTTTTTTCCAAATGCAATAAATGCATCCCTTAGCCTAACGGCAATAAATGGGGGTAATACTTCATTCATATTGGAAGTTTGTAACCCGGGTTGGTAAGAGGTTTCCAGCAAATTTTGACTTTCTTTATTCTCAACAAAATCCAACAAACGCTGTGCAGGTGCAACTTGTGTTTTCCCTCCTGCTTTCCAGGCGGTTTTTTCCACTTTTGCTTGAAATTCCATAGCAGCCAATGGCCCAAATTGGGCAAATTCCGGGATATCTTCAAGTTCAACAGCAGCCACCAACCCTGAGTTGGCAAACTTTCCATCCCTCCTGCTGGGACTCATCCCATTGACAACCAATTCTCCTGGGGAAGTAGCTGCAGGAACAATAAAACCACCCGGACACATGCAAAAAGAAAACACCCCTCTTTGCTTTCCTTCAAAATAGGTTTGCTGTACCAGAGAATAAGAAGAAGCAGGCAAATAAGGTCCTCGGTCCCCTGCACAATGATATTGAATACTGTCAATCAGGGATTGATTATGTTCCACCCGCACTCCTAAGGCAAATGGTTTGGCTTCTAACAGTATTTTCTTTTGGTAAAGCAAATGGTAAATATCCCTTGCAGAATGGCCTGTTGCCAGTATTACTCCCAATCCCTTAATAGTTTCACCTTCCTGCGTCTTCACGCCAATTACTTCATTACCATTTAATATAATGTTATCTACACGGGTATCAAAATGGATCTCTCCCCCTGCATCCAGCACCTGTTGCCTCAAAGCTTTCACCAACCCTGGTAATTTGTTGGTACCGATATGGGGATGGGCATCTACCAAAATTTGCTCAGTTGCACCAAATTTCACCATGATTTCCAGTACCCTTCTGATATCCCCTCTTTTTTTTGAGCGAGTATAAAGTTTTCCATCCGAATAAGTTCCGGCGCCCCCCTCCCCAAAACAATAATTGGATTCTGGATTGACCAAATGTTCTTTATTGATGGCGGCTAAATCCCTTCTTCGGCTCCTAACATCCTTCCCCCTCTCCAGGATGATGGGTTTTCCTCCCAACTCAATAACCCGCAAAGCAGCAAAAAGCCCGGCAGGCCCGGAGCCGACAATGATGACGGACGAGGCATTTTCTATATTTTTATACCGGTATTCCCCTATTACCCTGCTACTGGGTTCTTCATTGATAAAAGTTTCTACGGAAACATTGACTTTTACCTGACGTCCCCTGGCATCGATGGATCTTTTTGTTTGGCGAATTTGAATATTATCCTGCCCTTTATGGAGACCTAGTTCACTGAGGACCTTTTTCTCAAAAACCTTTTCATCAAAGGCTTCTCTGGGGCTGAGCCGAAATTGGATTTCTTTTTTCATCAGGTAAGGTATTTATCCTTAAAATTGAACAATGTTATTCTTTCAGGAAAAGAAGTCACTTCATCTCGGATATAGCTAATTTTATTCTTCCTTGCCAAAAACTTCCCGTACAACCCAGCCTTTACCCCATTCCTCTATCTCCTGGTCAGACCAAAGTTCAGGATAAAAAATCACCTTTTGAAAACGGGGGGGCAAATATTTTTGCCAGTTGGTACCTCCTGTGGCAGCGATATCCCCAGGGTCCCGCTGCAGGTACCTTACGGCTGATTTATAATGTGCCAAGGGCCAAAAAATATTGGCCTTCATATCATAGGTCCGCATCATCCCCGTCAGCTTTTCATCCTTGTCCGGACATTTTAGATAGGTTTTCCAGATATTCTTTTTCCTATAAGCCATGATCAGCTCTTTGAGCTTTTTGCCATATTTCTGCTCAAAAGTTTTCAGAGTAAGGGTCTTTTCCCCGGTAGCGAGTTCTTTGGCCCCGAATTGCCAATATAAAATATCAAACAAACTGTCCACACTGGTCAAGTTGATATCCCGGTATTCTTCCCTTTCCTTTAAATTGACCAAATGCTGGATTTCTGTGGACATGATCTCAATCATCCGGTATTGTGCACTCTGAAAGCCACTGGAAGGCAAAAGGGACATGCGGAATTTTAAAAATTGGTCTTTTTCCATCCCCTTCCACATTACCGAAAAAGAGGAAATCAACTGATCAAAATACATGATCACCCGATCCAATCTTTCTTTCATAAAAGCAGCCTTAATTTCTTCCTGTCCAGCAATCTGTTCCAGTTCCCAAATGATCAGCTTAAAATAAAGTTCTGTGATCTGGTGATAAATGATAAAGATTTTTTCGTCCTTGAAGGAAGTTTTAGGCTGCTGAAGGGTCAATAAGGTATCAAGGTTAATATAATCCCAATAGGTCAGGTAATCAGCATATAATAAACCTTCCAGATAGGAAGACAAATCCTGTCCAGAAGCTTTGAATTTTTCGTGAAGCTGGTGAATCTTTTCAATGATCTCTTTAGGAGGCTGCTCCCTATTCATGGATGATTTTTTTACGCTTTTGTTATGGCTTTTTATCAAACTTCTTACTTTATTGATATAAGCTAGAAGTTAACAAATTCATAAGATAGAAAGTGCAAAAATCTATTTAAAAACCCAATAAACCAAAATTCCATGGCGGCAATTCAATCCAAACAATCTTCTTCACACCAGGACCTTTTTGAAGGAGTAGACTTTTACCTGGTCGATGAACTTTTTACTGAAGAGCAAATATTAATCCGGAATTCCATTAGGGATTTTGTTAAAAAAGAGGTTTCCCCTTATATCGAATCCTGGGCACAGGATGCTCATTTTCCTCCAGAAATTGTCCCAAAGTTTGGAGAAGTAGGCGCTTTCGGACCGCAAATCCCAACAGCATATGGGGGAGGTGGATTGGATTACATATCTTATGGCCTGATCATGCAGGAAATCGAACGGGGTGATTCCGGAATGCGGTCCACTGCTTCTGTCCAGGGATCTTTGGTGATGTATCCCATTTATAAAATGGGTTCAGAAGCCCAAAAAAAGAAATATTTACCCCCATTAGCTGCCGGAAAAATGCTGGGCTGCTTTGGCCTGACCGAACCCGACCATGGCTCCAACCCTGCTGGAATGAAAACCCATTTCAAAGACATGGGAGATCATTATCTGCTCAATGGCTCCAAAATGTGGATTTCAAATGCTCCCCATGCGGACATTGCAGTAATATGGGCAAAAAATGAAGAAGGAAGGGTCCACGGACTGATCGTGGAAAGAGGCATGGAGGGATTTTCCACTCCCGAAACCCATGGAAAATGGTCTTTGAGAGCTTCTTCTACTGGTGAATTGGTATTCGACAATGTAAAAGTGCCAAAAGAAAATTTATTACCTGGAAAATCCGGCCTGGGAGCCCCGTTGATGTGCCTGGATTCAGCCCGATATGGAATTGCCTGGGGCAGTTTGGGTGCGGCCATGGATTGTTTTGATGCCGCCAGACGGTATGCTAAAGAACGGATTCAATTCGGCAAACCCATTGGATCTTTTCAATTAGTCCAAAAGAAATTAGCAGAAATGCTTACAGAAATTACCAAAGCCCAATTATTGGTTTGGAGATTGGGCAAGTTGATGAATGAAGATAAAGCCACAAGCACCCAGATTTCCCTGGCCAAAAGAAATAATGTAGCCATGGCATTGGACATCGCACGGGAAGCCCGCCAAATCCATGGAGCAATGGGCATTACAGGAGATTACTCCCTGATGCGCCACATGATGAACCTTGAATCAGTCATCACCTACGAAGGAACTCATGATATTCACCTGTTGATTTTAGGGCAGGAGATTACGGGAATACAGGCATTTAAGTAATTTTTCTGGCACGAATTTTCTCAACGATTTCGTAGAAGGATAGCAGTTTAAAGATTCTAAATTTGGTCTCCAATGGTACCAGGTACAAAGTACGATGTACACAAGGACCGGTAAATAAGGTAATTGTAGTATTTGGTATATGGGAAACTTATTTTTTATTCCAATCCTTTAAATCATCGATTTATTTTTTTCATGAATTTTTTGAATGGAACTGGTGATTGACTTGGTGAAGATATTATGATCAGGTCATAGGCAATTTATACCCGGCAATGCATGATTAATCTGAACCCTAACATTCTAATCTTAAAACATTAATAACTTTCCAACCTTAAACCACCTAGTCGATCCTGCTTTTGATCACGATAGTCCTTGTCGGGTTTAAGGGATCATTACTGAAAATTGCCACTGTCTTATGGTCAATTCCTAACCTTCCCTTAGGATCAAATGTTATCAGCAAATCCATATCCTCCCCAGGCAATAGGTCCATTGTCTTCAGTTCATAATCAACACAATCACAGTTGGTCACTATTTTTCGGATATTGACTGGTTTTTCACCAATATTGGTCAGTTTTATGGACTTTGACACTACCCTATTGCTGGAAATTTTTCCCAGATCCACTTCCACTTCAGAAATCGCCAGTTTGGGAATATTATCCACTTCACTTTTAGGCACCGGATCAAAGTATTCATGAACGGTAGTCAAAAGCCGTAGCTCGATTTCCTGATCACCATTAGCCTCAATGTGGAATGGAACAATTTCATCAAAAAAGCCCAAATCATTTTTAATTGCTCCATCATATTGTATGGCCAGCAAGCCCCTGGATTTTGCAGGCACAATCGCTGGAATCATATTAATTTTTAAATGCTCAGGCAAGTGGTTTCTTTGCTCATCGAGGGTGATGGGCATATCTTTAAAGTTATAAAAATCCACATATTTGATTTTAGGCTTATTGGTAAACACCTCTCCCATATTGATAGAGCTAAAACGGAAACCAAGATCTCCTACCCGGGAATTGTAATATTGGGCAACTTTTTCAGGATGAGGAATTTCATATCCTTCCAGGTAAAGGGTGTCTCCTTTTGGGTTCAGGTTATTCCGGACAATGATTTCCTTTTTGAACCTTCCACCCGTGCCCTGAGGATCATAGGCAATTTTTACCCGGCCAATTTTGTCCTGATACAAAGTATCGGTTGTATAGTCAGCAGTGGTGCAACCACAATCTGTCGCAACTTCCTTGAGAACCACTGGTTTTAGGCCGTTATTCAAAACATAAAATTCTGCGGTTACCTCTCCGTATTCCTCAAGGACCGACCCCAATTCAATTTGGGACCTTTCCCAAATCAAAGGATACTTCTCAAGTCCCTGACCTTTAACGGAAAAGCCAAATAATAACATTGATACAAAAACGAAGGATACAAGGCAAATCTGTTTCATATGCACAAATAACGGGAAAATTAAGGCGATTTGTGTGTATATTTATTTAATTTGCGTCAAAAATTTAACTGATGGCAAGAGTACTTACTGGCATTCAAAGTTCTGGAAGGCCTCATTTGGGAAATATCCTTGGGGCCATTATTCCTGCAGTTGAACTGACCAAAAAGGAGAAAAACGAATCCTACATTTTTATAGCAGATTTCCATTCTCTCACCACCATCAAAGATGGGGCTCAAAGGAAACAAAACGTCCATGCAGTAGCAGCTGCCTGGCTGGCTTTTGGGCTGGACATTTCCAAAACAGTCTTTTACAGGCAATCCCGTATTCCCGAAATTGCAGAGTTGACCTGGTACCTCAGTTGCTTCACTCCCTATCCCATGCTGGCCAATGCCCATAGCTTTAAGGACAAATCGGATAGACTTGCTGATGTCAATGCAGGCTTATTTACTTATCCAGTATTGATGGCTGCTGATATTCTGATATTTGGTGCGGACCTGGTCCCTGTGGGTAAAGATCAGCAACAACATTTGGAAATGACCCGGGACATTGCCAATACCATTAATCACTTGATGGAAGAGGAAATTTTTGTCCTGCCCGAGGCCCAAATTAAGCAGGAACTGATGACCATTCCAGGTACTGATGGTCAAAAAATGAGCAAATCCTACAATAACTATATCGACATTT from Echinicola jeungdonensis harbors:
- the ppk1 gene encoding polyphosphate kinase 1 → MELIQKNRFEGKIDSSDLISRDLSWLKFNDRVLDQSKKESRSIFEKLKFMAITASNLDEFFMIRVGSLYNYLDYDKERIDYSGLREEPFKAKLMEDSQEFHKKQHSHFMGEILPKTKAEGFILSNVKNLKIEEQEYIKEYFHKAVYPMLTPMVFDGYHTFPILMNKLLIFGVVTINPGDKKDNRKLSFVQIPSNIPRFFEIERGDSVIFVPIEEVIREHIVSLFRNVIIESINLFRITRNGDFTLEESEDMDSNFLEEVKRKLNERKTGRVVRIEIEEGYSRWMINLLKDRWNIMDDGIFMVDRRSMLDFTSFWQIIGHKRFKDKIPQMPYPVPPVSYPEAGSQDIFQVLKQKDVLLHHPYNSISPILNLLEKAAEDPNVMAIKMTIYRLAKHSSVTHALLKAVENGKHVSVLFEVKARFDEENNIQEAKKLQKAGCFVIYGVSNFKTHTKLLLVVRKDENKVTRYVHLGSGNYNEDTSRLYTDLGLLTTNEVLANDVSEFFNVITGHSMPSTYKNLITAPMGMRSQLIKFIEDEAEHARKGLPCGIFIKVNSLEDSEIIYALYRASQSGVPIKLIVRGICCLRPGRKGLSDNIEVYSIVGDFLEHSRIYHFHNNGDTRTYVGSADMMVRSFEKRLESLFRVQDENLEKQLMNILAYNLKDNINSYRMLEDGTYVAKEPKEGEEEFNIHHEFFHVTQEIIDKVQLIESEVKSIEEAEETEETKKAH
- the gyrB gene encoding DNA topoisomerase (ATP-hydrolyzing) subunit B, coding for MSKEQELKKGEYSAGNIQILEGLEAVRKRPAMYIGDIGIKGLHHLIWEVVDNSIDEALAGHCDTIRVTILEDNSILVQDNGRGIPTDIHKKENKSALEVVMTVLHAGGKFDKDTYKVSGGLHGVGVSCVNALSAHLKATVHRNGKIFEQEYSRGVPQTDVKEVGTTEDRGTTIHFRPDEEIFSVIDYKYETIATRLREMAFLNAGIRIFLQDLRDLDEDGNPKSDEFFSEGGLVEFVEYLDETREKIIEAPIYIEGEKNGVPVQVAMSYNSSFSENVVSYVNTINTYEGGTHVSGFRRALTRTLKGYADKSGMLDKLKVEVSGDDFREGLTAVISVKVAEPQFEGQTKTKLGNSEVVSAVDSSVSEVLQYWLEEHPKEAKVIVGKVVLAAQARHAARKAREMVQRKNVLGGGGLPGKLADCANTDPKICELYLVEGDSAGGSAKQGRDRDFQAILPLKGKILNVEKAHEHKIYDNDEIKNILTALGVKFGTAEDEKELDQTNLRYHKIIIMTDADIDGSHIRTLILTLFFRYMRSLIENGYVYIALPPLYLLRKGKDERYCWTEDERVALTKEMAKDGKVDSVGIQRYKGLGEMNPEQLWTTTMDPNSRALKQVTIDSAAEADHLFSMLMGDEVAPRRDFIEKNAKYAKIDT
- a CDS encoding CoA-binding protein; the protein is MENDLTKKKTLIVGVSQNTSRYAYSATEMLQEHKVPFVPIGINKGEVFGKKIKNLREKPEISNVHTVTLYINPEHQKEWEDYLISLKPKRIIFNPGAENQAFAEKARKENIEVKNACTMVMLSTDQF
- a CDS encoding NAD(P)/FAD-dependent oxidoreductase, giving the protein MKKEIQFRLSPREAFDEKVFEKKVLSELGLHKGQDNIQIRQTKRSIDARGRQVKVNVSVETFINEEPSSRVIGEYRYKNIENASSVIIVGSGPAGLFAALRVIELGGKPIILERGKDVRSRRRDLAAINKEHLVNPESNYCFGEGGAGTYSDGKLYTRSKKRGDIRRVLEIMVKFGATEQILVDAHPHIGTNKLPGLVKALRQQVLDAGGEIHFDTRVDNIILNGNEVIGVKTQEGETIKGLGVILATGHSARDIYHLLYQKKILLEAKPFALGVRVEHNQSLIDSIQYHCAGDRGPYLPASSYSLVQQTYFEGKQRGVFSFCMCPGGFIVPAATSPGELVVNGMSPSRRDGKFANSGLVAAVELEDIPEFAQFGPLAAMEFQAKVEKTAWKAGGKTQVAPAQRLLDFVENKESQNLLETSYQPGLQTSNMNEVLPPFIAVRLRDAFIAFGKKMKGYLCNEAQIIGVESRTSSPVRIPREKDSFEHPQIKRLYPCGEGAGYAGGIVSAAMDGERCAEKIMEKYGK
- a CDS encoding tryptophan 2,3-dioxygenase family protein, whose product is MNREQPPKEIIEKIHQLHEKFKASGQDLSSYLEGLLYADYLTYWDYINLDTLLTLQQPKTSFKDEKIFIIYHQITELYFKLIIWELEQIAGQEEIKAAFMKERLDRVIMYFDQLISSFSVMWKGMEKDQFLKFRMSLLPSSGFQSAQYRMIEIMSTEIQHLVNLKEREEYRDINLTSVDSLFDILYWQFGAKELATGEKTLTLKTFEQKYGKKLKELIMAYRKKNIWKTYLKCPDKDEKLTGMMRTYDMKANIFWPLAHYKSAVRYLQRDPGDIAATGGTNWQKYLPPRFQKVIFYPELWSDQEIEEWGKGWVVREVFGKEE
- a CDS encoding acyl-CoA dehydrogenase family protein encodes the protein MAAIQSKQSSSHQDLFEGVDFYLVDELFTEEQILIRNSIRDFVKKEVSPYIESWAQDAHFPPEIVPKFGEVGAFGPQIPTAYGGGGLDYISYGLIMQEIERGDSGMRSTASVQGSLVMYPIYKMGSEAQKKKYLPPLAAGKMLGCFGLTEPDHGSNPAGMKTHFKDMGDHYLLNGSKMWISNAPHADIAVIWAKNEEGRVHGLIVERGMEGFSTPETHGKWSLRASSTGELVFDNVKVPKENLLPGKSGLGAPLMCLDSARYGIAWGSLGAAMDCFDAARRYAKERIQFGKPIGSFQLVQKKLAEMLTEITKAQLLVWRLGKLMNEDKATSTQISLAKRNNVAMALDIAREARQIHGAMGITGDYSLMRHMMNLESVITYEGTHDIHLLILGQEITGIQAFK
- a CDS encoding DUF1573 domain-containing protein; amino-acid sequence: MKQICLVSFVFVSMLLFGFSVKGQGLEKYPLIWERSQIELGSVLEEYGEVTAEFYVLNNGLKPVVLKEVATDCGCTTADYTTDTLYQDKIGRVKIAYDPQGTGGRFKKEIIVRNNLNPKGDTLYLEGYEIPHPEKVAQYYNSRVGDLGFRFSSINMGEVFTNKPKIKYVDFYNFKDMPITLDEQRNHLPEHLKINMIPAIVPAKSRGLLAIQYDGAIKNDLGFFDEIVPFHIEANGDQEIELRLLTTVHEYFDPVPKSEVDNIPKLAISEVEVDLGKISSNRVVSKSIKLTNIGEKPVNIRKIVTNCDCVDYELKTMDLLPGEDMDLLITFDPKGRLGIDHKTVAIFSNDPLNPTRTIVIKSRID
- the trpS gene encoding tryptophan--tRNA ligase produces the protein MARVLTGIQSSGRPHLGNILGAIIPAVELTKKEKNESYIFIADFHSLTTIKDGAQRKQNVHAVAAAWLAFGLDISKTVFYRQSRIPEIAELTWYLSCFTPYPMLANAHSFKDKSDRLADVNAGLFTYPVLMAADILIFGADLVPVGKDQQQHLEMTRDIANTINHLMEEEIFVLPEAQIKQELMTIPGTDGQKMSKSYNNYIDIFLPAKQLKKNVYSIVTDSTPLEDPKDPDTCNVFKIFSLISNPDQTEELRQKYQGGNFGYGHAKKELLDLILKKFAEERKIFDYYMNNLDELESKLEQGEAKAREQAQNMLAKVRGKLGY